One window of Amaranthus tricolor cultivar Red isolate AtriRed21 chromosome 11, ASM2621246v1, whole genome shotgun sequence genomic DNA carries:
- the LOC130827719 gene encoding DNA-directed RNA polymerase II subunit 4: MSGEEEENAAELKLGEDFVKAKCLMNGEVSMILEHRLEQLQQVSEDPLNQMPQVFEKSLQYVKRFSRYKNPDAVRQVREILSRHQLAEFELAVLGNLCPETVEEAIAMVPSLKDKGRDLDDEAIEKMLNDLALVKKFE; this comes from the coding sequence ATGTcaggagaagaggaagagaacGCAGCAGAGCTTAAATTGGGTGAAGATTTCGTCAAAGCAAAATGTTTAATGAATGGAGAAGTTTCCATGATTTTAGAGCACAGATTAGAGCAACTTCAACAGGTTTCTGAAGATCCTTTAAATCAGATGCCTCAAGTTTTCGAAAAATCTTTGCAGTACGTGAAGCGATTCAGTCGTTACAAAAATCCAGATGCTGTGCGACAAGTTAGAGAAATTCTTAGCCGACATCAATTAGCTGAATTTGAGCTTGCTGTTCTTGGGAATCTTTGCCCTGAAACTGTTGAAGAAGCTATTGCTATGGTCCCTTCCCTTAAGGATAAAGGAAGAGATTTAGATGATGAAGCTATTGAAAAGATGCTTAATGATCTTGCTCTTGTTAAgaagtttgaataa